The Ananas comosus cultivar F153 linkage group 20, ASM154086v1, whole genome shotgun sequence region ttttatttaatttatttatatatatagtccagctattatactcttatgagcatAAATCTTTTTATACTTACAAATTTTCGGCCATTAGATCTagctctttaatcattttctctcattagatcatactattcaaccaaccacccactcaaccctgaccactatcatcctaattgcacattcctttatccaacggccgaaaacttatgagtacagaggaatctatatttataagagtatagttatatatacatatatatgtNcactcataagagtatagtagccctagcctatatatatatatatatatatatatatatatatatatatatatatatatgtatgtatagagcccttcgtactcataaattatttttgtgatggagcttccgaatcgacgatccattttcgtaatttttcaaaattataataaagttcatcaaacgggtaaaaaataaatggtaaaaatcgaacgatgtcttaaaaatagatgatcggacatttcaatttaagatcggagttattgatctttatctagataatgaataaaattttctatcaaaaattcaactaatttcgattcttttacaccgttaaactagcaaaaaTCCCGTattggccgttaaaaattgtcaattttgagatcttttgatcgtaaagtaaataatgtcaaaaaattataaattttaatttttagaaattttaaacgctctaaaaaatatttaacggtatagacgatgattcgaaaattctataattcaaataaactATGTATCTTTATACCtacttttattaaattaatgccATAAATAGCTATACGGTAAAAGGctatatttgaattttggaaTAAGATTTTTaatgataatttattcttaCGGAGATCTCTTaggtaattaaaaaatagaagtttaatttttactctttaAAGAAGTTTTGACACCAGTGATTTGGCCGAATAGCATATTTATAACATTCATTTTTCAATATCTGATCgctcttttcattttctaaatactaCATGTCTTTTTGGGTATcgaaaaattgaatttattggCCTTTTTTTCAGCAAAGAAGCGGCAAGATCCTTTGAACTTCGACCGGCACTTCTATGAAGATTGACCTTTGGATTTAGCCAAGAAGAAAGGCGAAATTGAGttttcaaaactcaaaaattatgCACTcttcaacttttcatttttaaatatatatatttatatatttataattatggtGCGTGCCGTGCCGTGTCGTGCTTGGCTGAGCTGAGCAGAGGTAAAAGAGGAGTAAACATTTCCGTAGCTGATGATGTCAGCACTTATCTGTCTTCCTGGAAGGAGCCATCCCATGCGCACATGGAAAGTTCTGgagataaggaaaaaaaaaaaaacgaacttCACATTCATTGGAGAAGCTTTTGCTGGACCTGGTCCCACTATGTCACTCATGGACTGCCcaagatttaaattttcaataaaaaatatgctCTTGGACGTGGTAAAGAATTTGATGTTTGATATCTTATATTCTGCTTCTTTTGGATCTAGTCCACCGCATTGCTCATGGACCTCCTAAGATTTAAATTTCGATTAAATAGATAGTAAAAAGTTTAATGATTCATAccctaaattttatttctttagaaTCCTATCCATCATGTCGCTCATGGACTGTTTAAGATCtcaattttcaataaaaaatatgttgTGTCATCGATCGTCCCTAACGCAGATGATAAAatacttgatggttgatacccccaattttcaaatttgaagtccAGTTTCTTTGCATATTcagctaaattcatttctaatgataaataaatgaaacataTGGCATATTATTTTGCTCTTAAAAAAAAGTCCAGCCATAGTATTTTTAACTTGAAAATTACTTCTTTAAACTCTGCTCACTTGAAGAATTTtacagaaaattaataatgctgaataagataactaaattattataattacagTTCTATTTGTGATGTACTTTTTTCTGAATTGTtctaacaattaattatatttttttcatctaaaCAAATTACTTTATCATAGTAAAATCTTAAGAAAGCactgcaatatatataaaaaataaaatttcgtaTAAATTATATACTCCGCAACATTAATTAAATTGCAAATTGGCTCGCCAcgtataatcttttattttaaaagatgaTATTGTATTATTTGCTTCACTGGCCTCGTACCTTTTTTATCAACAAATTTTCtcattaattaaaagaaaaactgaGCGGTTCATGCTGATATGGTGGACTAATTCCATGCAATTCCAGTTCACGTGCCAATAAAAagcatttataataattaatatgattaactaattaattaattggggCCATACTCTTTGCACGTGGGAATCGTTTTGGCTTAGCACGGAAATTTTGACCGGGATTTGTTGTTGTGTATTCTACAAAGATTCGACCGTTGACccaaaaataaccaaaaaaagcCGCCAtaatttaaaagtcaaaaaaacGCAACAACGGATACAATGGACCTCTAGCCACATGCTTTtcgccttttttcttttttttttttNATTAGAACAAAAATTTCCAAATTTGAgcgatatatttttatatttaacaatagataatctttaataaaaaaaaatatggagttGGTAATTGATATGCCAATTTATTTGAGGCATTACAATAAGTTAGGATTTACATAAACTGCTTTGAATTTgtcgatttttttttacaagttgtataaaaaaaattatattgtattattattaaaattttactttatattaATAGGCAAAaaacgtggacttgaattaaattttttctaaaaaaactaAATGATGTTAGAAGTCCGTCGGAAGTTGAACTCAATAACTCCTGCTTTAATACAATGTTGAATAATACGATTGTTTCTTCAATAGTTTAAGCTTAAAAAAAagctatttttaatatttttatttaacataGCCTTTAAAAAAACACAAGTTATTCATGATAACATATTTTGAAAACATTGACATTTTCTTTTGCAATTACAGTCAAAATTTCTTTTCTGTTGAGATATGTTGCCAAATCAATATGTTGCGAAATCAACCATCTTTTTAGGATAATATTTTGTCCATAAAAGGTAATTTATTGAATACCAAAAAGACTACTTAAAGATAATATAGACTAgattttcacattttttttttcttctgagaataagatagcatgctatccattTCATTCATTAAATTGATGAATTAGGCTAAGGAGTAAAGCAACCAGGCCTCGACAagggtggaaaaaaaaaagaaaaaagggggtCAATAAAATGAACTATTAATGCCTCTTTACATATCATATTATTGTTGTAGGATCTGAATAATGAGTAATCCCTCAAGAAGTAAAGCTGAGGCATTTTAAATTTGTTCTAGCCTTACTTGTTAAAGTGGAAAAGAATGTTGCTTAGAATGACTCTTTGAAGTAAATTTTTAGCCTTACTTGTTAAAGTGGAAAAGAATGTTGCTTAAAATGATTAGTTTTGAAGTCCCCACCCTTTCATCATTCCCTATAACTAATTTAAGCTTTAAGATGGAAAAAAATTCATTGACAGTATGTATGATTACAACTAAGTTTTTGTTATGATGAAGCAATGCAGAAGATGCTTGTAACATGTATTGTATTCTATCAGTAAAGCAAATGGGATCATAAACAAACTCCAAAGTAAACTAATGCATTACAGTGTACTCATTTAGAAGGAAAGGATGTTGAATTTGATCTTTGCAGACTTTTTCTCCGAAAAATATCTCCAAATTTTCGCAGAatcgtcttcttctttttctgtttcGCAGAATACTCCATGCCATCCAAGTGAGACCTATCTATGTAATCAAATTCATCTTCAAACTCATCTACAACCATGGAAGTCACAGCCCTCATATCAGCAACATTACTCTGCGACGCAAACTTCCGATCCGTACTCTTCTCCAAAGATCCTTCTAAATCAAACATAGATCCATTAAACTTAGCCGGCTCGCCAATCGAATGCCTTCGACCTTTCTTAACTCGCGAATTCTCACCATTCCATCTATTAGATTGAAATCCATTTGTTCCCTCACTTGATTTAACATTAGTTGATGACCCATTTGGTTGTCCGGTTGAACCATTGTCGACCGAAGATGGAGTTTTGGTTGAGTAAGTAGAAGTTGTATCAAGCATGCTCTTCAATTCCTTTAGACTATCTTGCGCCGCAGCTTCGCTGACCTTAATGCATTCATATTCTTGCTTAATGCTCTGTAATGCATTTTCCTTTTCAGATAGTATATCTTTTAGGTGAGAATTCTCGTTTCTCGCAATTTCTAACTCTTCTTTCACCACAGCGGCTTCGCTCACCGCTTGCTTCAGTATATCCCTCAACTTGGAATTCTCTTCTCTAACCACTCGTTGCGACTCGATTAGTTTCGTGTTCTCTTGCTTCAATTTATTGGTCTCGTCTTCGGAGTTCTTCATACAATCTATAaatccgctctctctctcattccacACGGCGACCGCTTCATCCGCTTCAAGCTTCAATCTTTCGGCCTCCTCACGAGCCAACCGAAGCTTCTCCTCCATGATCTCCACCGAAGCCTTCAATTTCTTGGCTTCTGCTTTTGCGTTCTCCAACTCCATCTCTTTCACCAAGAGCTTCCCCTTCACTTGATTGGCCTCCGTGGTTACTTCCTTGAGAGCAATGGCCAAGTCATCCATTGCCTTGTTGCTTTTCTCTTCGGCTTCTGTGGCCAGCTTAAGCTCATTCTTAAGCACTTTAATCTCCTCCTCACCCGCAAACGCATTGAAAAACCCGTTGTTCCTAAGATGGGTCTGCAAATTCCTACTGCTTCTGCTGGCCGAAGAAGCAGAAGCCTCCAAGTTCCTTATCTCAAGCTTGGCTTCTTCCAGAGAAATCTTGGTTTGCTCAAGCTGTTTGGTTTGCGAGACAAGTGATTCAAGCATCTTCCTTTCCGACTGCTTCGCCTTCTCCACTTCTTTCTCAAGAACTCGTACTCTATCCGAAGAAGAACTTCTCTTCTTAAGCTCGGTGAGTTCCTCTAAAGTTAGggtcttctcctctttctccctcttcaGTTCATCACGGAGTTGACTAATTTGCTGTTGCATCTCCGTAACTTTTGTGCTTCGCTTCTAAAGAGGGACAACAAAgaggcatttcatcgaacaggtAATCTACAAGTCGAAATCCGATCGGTTTCTACGAGTTACAGAGGATTGGAATGGATTGGGGAATCAAATTACCTCAGGGGAAGGTGTCGCCTTTGCGGAGGATTTGCGCTCCAGGAGTTTGGCGGATCGTGAATCCGAGGAATCCGATGAGAATGGCGTCGACTTCGTGGATTTGGGGGAAGGAGGTTTCGAATTAGGCCCAAAAGGAGAGGCTTTTGGTGCCATTTCCGATGACCCGGATCTAAAAATCGAAGAAAAATACTAGAAAAATGATCAAAACAGTTGGAAATAACAAAAAGCCATGAAATTACATCCAAATTGAAACACAAAAACCCCATATTCGATCGGAAACAAGGGGGAAAGGaggggttttttttaaaaaaactttaccTGGACTTGGAAGAGAGCATACTCTGCTTAAAGCAGCTTCAAAGAGATCAAATTTTTCTagacaaaataagaaaagaaacatTTGAAAAACCTCAAATCAATGATTAAAACCCTATAACCTCGAATTCGATCGaaaacaaacaaccaaaaaGTTGGGTTTTTACCTCACCTGGGCACGAAAGAGAGCGACCTTTGCTTAAAAACAGCTgcaaataatcaaattaatccagaaaaaacgagaaaaatcattaaaaaatcATGGGAAACAACAAAACTAGGAATCGTTAGAGAAACAAAAGATGAATCAACAGAGGGGAAAAGGATCACACGCCGTACCAAATTCCACACCGAGAACTCTCCTCGTTCGTTACCAAATCGATCGAGCGCAAgcgcgtgtgcgtgtgcgtgtgcgtgtgcgtgtgtgtggaGTTTACTATACTTTGCTTCGCTAGTCGTGTAGTGGGATTGAGGGGGTGAGGATTCTACGAGGTGGAGACCGTGGGGAGTTGAAAGAGTCCGCAAATGGCGGTGGAGGGGACGAGCAAAATTGGAGAAAGAGCGAAACGGTTTGTGCGCGACTTTTCTTATTCTATaacatattgttttttttttattttttagtttgtttCTTTACAAGGGTCTTTTATTGCATTTATACCCCTGCGAATTTGTAAAATTATCCATTTGGGGACACATACCTCCTAATAGGAATTCAAACGGATCCAGGTTGGTAGAGATCCCGTCCGGTTCAATTCTAATGACGT contains the following coding sequences:
- the LOC109726053 gene encoding putative WEB family protein At1g65010, chloroplastic isoform X1, translated to MLSSKSRSGSSEMAPKASPFGPNSKPPSPKSTKSTPFSSDSSDSRSAKLLERKSSAKATPSPEKRSTKVTEMQQQISQLRDELKREKEEKTLTLEELTELKKRSSSSDRVRVLEKEVEKAKQSERKMLESLVSQTKQLEQTKISLEEAKLEIRNLEASASSASRSSRNLQTHLRNNGFFNAFAGEEEIKVLKNELKLATEAEEKSNKAMDDLAIALKEVTTEANQVKGKLLVKEMELENAKAEAKKLKASVEIMEEKLRLAREEAERLKLEADEAVAVWNERESGFIDCMKNSEDETNKLKQENTKLIESQRVVREENSKLRDILKQAVSEAAVVKEELEIARNENSHLKDILSEKENALQSIKQEYECIKVSEAAAQDSLKELKSMLDTTSTYSTKTPSSVDNGSTGQPNGSSTNVKSSEGTNGFQSNRWNGENSRVKKGRRHSIGEPAKFNGSMFDLEGSLEKSTDRKFASQSNVADMRAVTSMVVDEFEDEFDYIDRSHLDGMEYSAKQKKKKTILRKFGDIFRRKSLQRSNSTSFPSK
- the LOC109726053 gene encoding putative WEB family protein At1g65010, chloroplastic isoform X2 — protein: MAPKASPFGPNSKPPSPKSTKSTPFSSDSSDSRSAKLLERKSSAKATPSPEKRSTKVTEMQQQISQLRDELKREKEEKTLTLEELTELKKRSSSSDRVRVLEKEVEKAKQSERKMLESLVSQTKQLEQTKISLEEAKLEIRNLEASASSASRSSRNLQTHLRNNGFFNAFAGEEEIKVLKNELKLATEAEEKSNKAMDDLAIALKEVTTEANQVKGKLLVKEMELENAKAEAKKLKASVEIMEEKLRLAREEAERLKLEADEAVAVWNERESGFIDCMKNSEDETNKLKQENTKLIESQRVVREENSKLRDILKQAVSEAAVVKEELEIARNENSHLKDILSEKENALQSIKQEYECIKVSEAAAQDSLKELKSMLDTTSTYSTKTPSSVDNGSTGQPNGSSTNVKSSEGTNGFQSNRWNGENSRVKKGRRHSIGEPAKFNGSMFDLEGSLEKSTDRKFASQSNVADMRAVTSMVVDEFEDEFDYIDRSHLDGMEYSAKQKKKKTILRKFGDIFRRKSLQRSNSTSFPSK